From Echinicola soli, a single genomic window includes:
- a CDS encoding electron transfer flavoprotein subunit beta/FixA family protein has product MKILVCITHVPDTTSKIQFTENNTKFDKTGVQFIIGPYDDYALARAVELRDQSEGSLTVLNVGEAETEPTLRKALAIGADEAIRINGFPSDSLFVATQIAHYAKEGGYDLILMGRESIDFNGGMVHGMVAEMLGMPSVSPVMKLDLEGDVAKIAREIEGGKEYLEVKLPFVAGCQEPIAEWKIPNMRGIMSARSKPLNVVEPVSDEAATETVGYELPPAKGAVKLIDKDNVEELVNLLQNEAKIL; this is encoded by the coding sequence ATGAAAATTCTGGTTTGTATTACACACGTGCCGGATACTACATCCAAAATTCAATTTACTGAGAATAACACCAAGTTTGACAAGACAGGTGTCCAATTTATTATAGGCCCATACGATGATTATGCTTTGGCCAGAGCGGTGGAACTACGAGACCAATCAGAAGGAAGCCTCACCGTACTGAATGTGGGAGAGGCAGAGACAGAACCTACTTTGCGTAAGGCGCTGGCCATTGGTGCTGACGAGGCAATAAGAATAAATGGATTCCCTTCCGATTCACTTTTTGTGGCCACCCAAATTGCCCATTATGCTAAAGAAGGTGGATATGATCTTATCCTGATGGGAAGGGAATCCATCGACTTTAACGGCGGTATGGTGCATGGAATGGTAGCAGAAATGCTGGGCATGCCTTCCGTCTCACCAGTGATGAAACTGGATCTGGAAGGTGATGTGGCCAAGATCGCCAGGGAAATAGAAGGAGGGAAGGAATATTTAGAAGTGAAACTTCCTTTTGTGGCAGGCTGTCAAGAGCCTATAGCAGAGTGGAAAATTCCGAATATGCGTGGGATCATGTCTGCTCGGAGCAAGCCGCTGAATGTGGTAGAACCTGTCAGCGATGAAGCAGCTACCGAAACGGTCGGTTATGAGCTTCCACCTGCGAAAGGAGCCGTTAAACTTATCGATAAGGATAATGTGGAAGAACTGGTGAATTTGCTGCAAAACGAAGCCAAGATCCTTTAA
- a CDS encoding electron transfer flavoprotein subunit alpha/FixB family protein, translating into MSILVYIEHAEGAIKKTSLEAVSYASALGEKEGKEVVAVALGAIEESALAKAGSAGAQKVLHVADKKLNDGVIQAHASAVGQAFEQSGADTLVLAKSSLGDAVAARLSVKLKAGLASNVVALPEENGGYKVRRSIYTGKAFTDTVITTANKILAVKKNAVPLKSDGADAGVEALEVALAESDFAAKITSTDKASDEISLPEADIVVSGGRGMKGPENWSLIEDLAKAMGAATGCSKPVSDSGWRPHHEHVGQTGVKVAPSLYVAVGISGAIQHLAGVNASKYILVINKDPEAPFFKAADYGIVGDAFEILPKLTEAVKAIK; encoded by the coding sequence ATGTCCATTTTAGTATATATAGAGCACGCTGAAGGTGCGATCAAGAAAACATCATTAGAGGCGGTATCCTATGCCAGTGCCCTTGGCGAAAAAGAAGGGAAAGAAGTGGTAGCAGTGGCCCTTGGAGCCATCGAAGAAAGTGCCCTGGCAAAGGCAGGTTCTGCGGGAGCGCAAAAAGTCCTGCATGTAGCTGACAAAAAACTCAATGATGGAGTGATTCAGGCACATGCCAGTGCCGTAGGCCAAGCTTTTGAGCAATCAGGTGCCGATACTTTGGTACTTGCAAAGTCTTCCTTGGGAGACGCTGTGGCTGCGCGGTTGTCAGTGAAACTGAAAGCAGGATTGGCTTCCAACGTAGTGGCACTGCCGGAAGAAAACGGTGGCTATAAAGTAAGAAGGAGTATTTACACCGGAAAAGCCTTTACTGACACGGTGATTACAACTGCAAATAAGATTTTGGCCGTTAAGAAAAACGCTGTGCCCTTAAAATCGGATGGAGCAGATGCCGGAGTAGAAGCTTTGGAGGTAGCATTGGCAGAAAGTGATTTTGCTGCAAAGATCACTTCTACAGATAAAGCATCCGACGAGATTTCATTGCCCGAAGCGGATATCGTTGTTTCAGGAGGCCGTGGGATGAAGGGGCCAGAAAACTGGAGCCTAATCGAAGATCTCGCAAAAGCGATGGGAGCGGCCACAGGGTGTTCTAAGCCCGTTTCTGACAGCGGATGGAGGCCACACCATGAGCACGTAGGGCAGACAGGTGTAAAAGTAGCACCAAGTTTGTACGTGGCAGTTGGAATTTCAGGTGCTATTCAACATCTTGCAGGTGTAAATGCATCCAAATACATTTTGGTGATTAATAAAGACCCAGAGGCGCCATTTTTCAAGGCTGCTGATTATGGTATTGTAGGCGATGCTTTTGAGATTTTGCCAAAACTTACGGAGGCTGTAAAAGCAATAAAATAA
- a CDS encoding bifunctional nuclease family protein, protein MENTVELEILGLSSNHSQSGSFTLVMGETTGTRRLPIVIGMFEAQAIAIEIEKIVPNRPMTHDLFKSFASNFGFSVDYILVSDMREGVFYAKIVCKDGKKTVEIDARPSDAIAIAVRFEAPIFCEKKVMSEAAIEFNEEEEEKSGRKTKAEEKKVTSDKPRNQEPLKDYSLEKLNQLLDKAINSEDYEQAARIRDEINRRN, encoded by the coding sequence GTGGAGAACACAGTTGAACTAGAAATATTAGGTTTATCATCAAATCATTCACAATCTGGATCATTCACACTGGTGATGGGAGAAACCACCGGAACGAGGAGGCTTCCTATTGTGATAGGGATGTTTGAGGCACAAGCTATTGCCATTGAGATAGAGAAGATTGTTCCTAATCGTCCCATGACCCATGATCTGTTTAAGTCTTTTGCCAGTAATTTTGGGTTTTCGGTAGACTACATTCTTGTTTCAGATATGAGAGAGGGTGTTTTTTATGCTAAAATCGTTTGTAAAGATGGAAAGAAGACTGTGGAAATCGATGCGAGACCTTCGGATGCCATTGCCATAGCGGTTCGTTTTGAGGCTCCTATATTTTGTGAGAAAAAGGTGATGTCTGAAGCTGCGATTGAATTTAATGAGGAAGAAGAAGAGAAAAGTGGAAGAAAAACCAAAGCAGAAGAGAAGAAAGTCACTTCGGACAAACCCAGAAATCAAGAGCCCCTGAAGGATTATAGCCTCGAAAAGCTTAACCAGTTACTTGATAAAGCTATCAATAGTGAGGACTATGAGCAGGCTGCTCGCATCAGAGATGAAATAAACCGTAGAAATTAA
- a CDS encoding NupC/NupG family nucleoside CNT transporter: MDYLRGMIGIVALLGVAFLFSASRKSVDWKLVGIGVILQVVFGFLITKVAFVESIFASISGAFVKLLSFAQAGAIFLFGDLATDSFGTIFAFQVLPTIIFFSTVSAGLYYLGILQKIVFGIAWVMARTMKLSGAESLSAAGNIFLGQTEAPLLVRPFISTMTRSELMCLMTGGMATIAGGVLAAYVAFLGGDDPAEQSRFASYLLGASIMNAPAAIVMSKLIIPETNKEGLNDKLEVNSEGLGVNLIDAMSIGAADGLKLALNVGGMLLAFIAVIAMLNYLLSGVLGDITGLNQFVVNSTNGRFEGFSLEYILGQVFRVFAWLMGVEWQDTLQVGSLLGQKTVINEFVAYADLSSMKAEGDLSPKSIIIATYALCGFSNFSSIAIQVGGIGSIAPGQQGNLSKLGMHALLAATLACMMTATIAGMLFS, from the coding sequence ATGGATTATTTAAGAGGTATGATAGGAATAGTGGCGCTACTTGGCGTAGCTTTTCTATTTTCAGCAAGCAGAAAATCAGTAGACTGGAAGTTAGTGGGGATAGGGGTAATCTTACAAGTTGTTTTTGGTTTTTTGATTACGAAGGTAGCTTTTGTAGAATCTATTTTTGCAAGCATCAGTGGAGCCTTTGTGAAATTATTGAGCTTTGCCCAGGCTGGAGCGATATTTTTGTTTGGTGATCTGGCGACAGATTCGTTTGGGACCATATTTGCCTTTCAGGTGTTGCCTACCATCATTTTCTTTTCGACAGTTTCTGCAGGCTTGTACTACCTGGGAATATTACAGAAAATTGTATTTGGAATTGCTTGGGTGATGGCCCGGACCATGAAGCTTTCTGGTGCGGAAAGCCTTTCCGCCGCTGGGAATATATTTTTAGGTCAGACGGAGGCACCACTGCTGGTAAGACCTTTTATTTCTACAATGACCCGTTCTGAGTTGATGTGTCTGATGACTGGAGGCATGGCTACCATTGCTGGAGGAGTTTTGGCCGCTTATGTAGCTTTTTTGGGAGGAGATGATCCTGCTGAACAAAGTAGATTTGCCTCTTATCTATTGGGGGCTAGTATCATGAATGCCCCCGCTGCGATCGTAATGTCGAAGTTGATCATCCCAGAGACCAATAAGGAAGGCCTGAATGATAAGTTAGAAGTGAACAGCGAAGGTTTGGGCGTGAACTTGATCGATGCCATGTCGATAGGGGCTGCAGATGGACTAAAGTTGGCATTAAATGTAGGAGGGATGTTACTTGCATTCATCGCGGTTATAGCCATGCTGAATTATCTATTGTCGGGCGTATTGGGTGATATAACTGGATTGAATCAGTTTGTGGTTAACTCTACTAATGGTAGGTTTGAAGGTTTTTCTCTGGAATATATTCTTGGACAAGTCTTTAGGGTATTTGCATGGCTGATGGGAGTGGAGTGGCAAGACACCCTTCAGGTGGGCTCTCTTTTGGGGCAGAAAACGGTGATCAATGAGTTTGTGGCTTATGCAGATCTTTCTTCCATGAAAGCAGAAGGAGACCTCTCACCAAAATCTATCATTATTGCAACGTATGCCCTTTGTGGGTTTTCCAATTTTAGCTCTATAGCGATACAGGTGGGAGGAATTGGAAGCATTGCACCAGGGCAACAGGGGAACCTTTCAAAACTGGGGATGCATGCGCTTTTAGCAGCAACACTTGCTTGTATGATGACTGCGACGATTGCAGGAATGTTATTTAGCTAG
- a CDS encoding peptidylprolyl isomerase: MKTAEIVTEKGTMKVEFYEKDAPNTVKNFVDLSQKGFYDGLTFHRVIPNFVIQGGCPIGNGAGGPGYTIDCELNGDNQHHERGVLSMAHAGRNTGGSQFFVCHSRDNTSHLDRNHTCFGKVVEGLDVIDQIRQGDKIEKIIISEA; this comes from the coding sequence ATGAAAACAGCAGAAATAGTAACTGAAAAAGGAACCATGAAAGTGGAGTTTTATGAAAAAGACGCTCCCAACACGGTTAAGAATTTTGTAGACCTATCTCAGAAGGGATTTTATGATGGGCTTACCTTTCATCGGGTAATTCCAAACTTCGTTATCCAAGGTGGATGTCCCATAGGGAATGGCGCTGGTGGGCCTGGATATACCATTGATTGTGAGCTGAATGGGGACAATCAACACCATGAACGTGGCGTCCTATCTATGGCCCATGCTGGTAGAAATACCGGTGGTTCACAATTTTTCGTTTGTCACAGCAGGGACAATACATCCCATTTGGACAGGAATCATACGTGTTTCGGAAAAGTGGTAGAAGGTTTGGACGTAATCGACCAAATCCGTCAAGGAGACAAAATCGAAAAAATCATTATTTCTGAAGCTTAA
- the pckA gene encoding phosphoenolpyruvate carboxykinase (ATP), producing the protein MISKTRPVTDQLELHEQLDNGQVKLNLTPAELIEHALSRQEGWLTDTGALMAHTGKFTGRSPKDRYIVSDYETKGNIWWGDVNIPFLEAHFDRLLEKMLSHLKHRSVFARDVYAGADNRYRLNIRVYNTLAWHNLFCHNMFLRPEKDETIDQGTDFTIICAPEFEADPVLDGTRGKNFTIINLTKRIILLGGTGYAGEIKKGIFSVLNYLLPLKEKVLSMHCSANIGKNGDTALFFGLSGTGKTTLSADPARNLIGDDEHGWTNNGVFNFEGGCYAKVVDLSREKEPEIWEAIRYGAVVENTRFAQNSRTIDYTDTSVTENTRTAYPLYHIQKAIMPPLGTLPKNIFFLTADAFGVIPPISKLNTSQAMYHYISGYTAKVAGTEMGISEPQKTFSACFGAAFLPLHPTVYASLFGKKMKDHNVNVWLINTGWTGGSYGIGSRMKLPYTRAMIAAVLEGKLDSVPFKTHEVFNVAVPQHCPNVPEEILNPKSTWENPGEYDQKSHQLAKSFVENFKKYEDFASEDIMAGAPNT; encoded by the coding sequence ATGATCAGTAAAACACGCCCAGTTACTGACCAGCTAGAACTCCATGAACAATTGGATAATGGTCAGGTAAAACTCAACCTCACACCAGCTGAGCTCATCGAACATGCTCTTTCAAGACAGGAAGGCTGGCTTACCGACACTGGAGCCCTCATGGCTCATACAGGTAAATTCACTGGTAGGTCACCGAAAGACCGATATATTGTATCTGATTATGAAACAAAGGGAAATATCTGGTGGGGAGATGTCAATATCCCATTTTTGGAAGCACATTTCGATCGGCTTTTAGAAAAAATGCTCTCACACCTTAAGCACAGAAGTGTCTTTGCCAGGGATGTCTATGCAGGTGCAGACAACAGATACCGTTTGAATATCAGGGTATACAACACCTTGGCTTGGCACAATCTTTTTTGTCACAATATGTTTTTAAGACCTGAAAAGGATGAAACCATAGACCAAGGCACCGATTTCACGATCATCTGTGCCCCCGAGTTTGAAGCTGACCCGGTTTTAGACGGTACCAGAGGAAAAAACTTCACCATCATTAACCTGACCAAAAGAATCATCTTGTTAGGAGGAACCGGCTATGCTGGCGAAATAAAAAAGGGAATATTCTCTGTATTAAACTACCTCTTGCCATTGAAGGAAAAGGTTCTCTCCATGCACTGCTCAGCCAATATTGGTAAGAATGGGGATACTGCATTGTTTTTTGGACTTTCTGGAACAGGCAAAACCACACTATCCGCAGATCCAGCAAGAAACCTCATCGGAGATGATGAACATGGCTGGACGAATAATGGGGTCTTTAACTTCGAAGGGGGCTGTTATGCCAAAGTAGTTGACCTTTCCAGGGAAAAAGAACCCGAAATATGGGAAGCGATCAGATATGGAGCCGTAGTGGAAAACACACGGTTTGCTCAAAATTCCAGAACCATCGATTATACCGATACCAGCGTCACTGAAAATACCAGAACAGCGTATCCACTGTATCACATACAAAAGGCCATTATGCCTCCGCTAGGCACGTTGCCAAAAAACATTTTCTTTCTTACGGCAGATGCATTCGGTGTAATCCCCCCCATTTCCAAGCTGAACACCAGTCAGGCAATGTACCACTATATATCGGGATACACCGCAAAGGTAGCTGGCACAGAAATGGGAATATCCGAACCACAAAAAACTTTTTCGGCCTGTTTTGGCGCTGCATTCTTGCCCCTTCACCCGACCGTCTATGCATCCTTGTTTGGTAAAAAAATGAAAGACCACAATGTGAACGTTTGGCTGATAAATACTGGATGGACAGGAGGCTCTTATGGTATTGGATCACGGATGAAGCTCCCATATACAAGGGCGATGATCGCTGCGGTTCTGGAAGGGAAATTGGATAGTGTCCCATTTAAAACCCACGAGGTTTTCAATGTAGCCGTTCCCCAGCACTGCCCAAATGTCCCCGAAGAAATCCTAAATCCTAAATCGACCTGGGAAAATCCGGGAGAATATGATCAAAAATCACATCAACTGGCCAAATCGTTTGTAGAGAACTTCAAAAAATATGAGGATTTTGCTTCTGAGGATATAATGGCCGGTGCGCCAAACACCTAA